A region of Candidatus Defluviilinea gracilis DNA encodes the following proteins:
- a CDS encoding FadR family transcriptional regulator — MIVRERISPNISEFLKYLAAHQEAEGGLPTLTELGQELGVSVASLREQLEVARALGLVEVKPGRGKTRRLNFSFTPAIRQSLGYALALNDEYFRKYSDLRNHIEAAFWYEAVEKLSTEDKAELRALIARAHEKLNHAPVQVPHEEHRALHLLIYSRLDNPFVTGVLEAYWDAYEAVGLNVFTGGYEYLQEVWRYHQAMVESICNENYKAGHEALIAHTDLLYHRP; from the coding sequence ATGATAGTTCGAGAAAGAATTTCTCCAAATATCTCAGAGTTTCTCAAATATCTTGCCGCGCATCAAGAGGCGGAAGGCGGCTTACCCACCCTCACCGAATTAGGACAAGAACTCGGTGTGAGCGTTGCGTCTTTGCGGGAACAGTTGGAAGTGGCGCGCGCGCTGGGGCTGGTGGAAGTCAAACCAGGGAGAGGAAAGACACGGCGGTTGAATTTTTCCTTCACGCCGGCGATCCGTCAGAGTCTTGGGTATGCCCTGGCGCTGAACGATGAGTACTTCCGCAAATATTCCGACCTGCGGAATCACATCGAAGCGGCATTCTGGTACGAAGCGGTGGAAAAATTATCGACCGAAGATAAAGCCGAATTGCGAGCCCTGATCGCGCGCGCCCACGAAAAATTAAATCATGCGCCGGTACAAGTTCCCCATGAAGAACATCGCGCTCTGCATCTGTTGATCTACAGCCGCCTCGATAACCCTTTTGTCACCGGGGTGCTCGAGGCGTATTGGGATGCCTACGAAGCGGTTGGATTAAACGTATTTACAGGCGGCTATGAATACTTGCAAGAAGTCTGGCGATATCACCAGGCGATGGTCGAATCCATTTGCAATGAAAACTATAAGGCTGGTCATGAGGCGCTGATCGCCCATACCGACCTTTTGTATCACAGACCGTAA